GATGTGGTCGATGTGGCGGCCTTGGCCTCGCGCACTTTGGCTCAAAAGACTCTCACTAAGGAAAGCGCTCAGAAAGTGATCAAGGCTACCTTTGAGGGCGGTGGGAGACATCCGGTTATGGACTGTTATGAGCCGCATCATTGTTTTGTCTTCTATACCTTCTTGGGAGAGCCGGTCGCCTGTATCGAGGTTTGCCTGACTTGCAATAATGTGAAGACCAATCTGGGGAAAAACTTGTTTGATCAGGGGAGGCTGAGTGTGGACCTGGTGACACTTGCACGCATTATCCATGAAGCTGGATTGCCGCTGACGCCCTATAAATCACTGCAGGAGTACGAAAATCAGGCTCAGAAAAAAATAGACGCTGCTGAGAAGCGCTAAATAGATGAGTTGATGTGTCAGGGACTTGAGGATCCGGAAGTGGACATCCACTCGGAGCGATTTGTGAAATCGCTGTTCAGCGAGATGTCGAGAACGTACGGAGTGGTCAATCTGTTGTCCTCTCTGGGCTTTGCCTATTTCTGGCGCAAACTGGCCGTCCGGGCTTTGCCCAAAGACAGTCTGCAGGTGTGCGATCTGATGACCGGGGGCGCCGAATGCCTGACCCACATGAGGACGCATTTTGGCAAGGAGACGCGTATGGAGCTGGTGGATTGGTGTGAGGACATGTGTGCGCGGGCCAGGCAGACGGTCCGGCGCTACCATGGCAAGCAGGTGGAGGTCATCAATGCCAGTGCCCTGGCCTTGCCCAGCCAAGACGCATCCTATGATGCCGTCGTGTCTACCTTCGGTCTGAAGACCTTGTCTCCGGATGAGCTGCTAGACTTTGTGCGGGAGGTGAAACGCGTGTTGAAGCCGGGCGGAAGCATCAGCTTGCTGGAGTTTTCCATGCCGGAAAATGCCATGGTGAGATTTTTCTTCCGCCTCTACGTGAAATTTTACGTGCCGTTTCTAGGCTGGTTGTTTCTGGGGGAATCCGGACAACTACCGGATGCTGTGGCAATACACCAGGGAGTTTGGGAGCTGCAGAAGGGTCGTCCCGCTGTTTGAGAGCGAGGGGTTTGAAGTGCAGTGCAGGAACTCTTTCTTCGGCAGTGCTACGCACCTCATCGGGAGAATTTACTAGCTGTTCTCTAGCAGCGTGAGACAAACTTCGCCGTGGTGAGATCGCCGGACTCCTTGTAGGTGAAGCGCAGGTAGCGGCCGCGGAAGAGGCCTCCGTCCTTGAAGGTGAGGTCGGTATTGCCGTTCGGGTGGATGTGGATGGCGTGCAGAGCCAGCCGGCGGGTGAATTCCTTCTGGGTGAGCGGTCCCTGGGTGGCGTACTGGCGTAGGAAAGTGGCGTAGTGGCTGTCCACGATGTGCTGGTAGAATTTTCTTAGGTTGAGTTCCGCAAATCGGGCCTTGGCGTGGACCTGCTCGGAGTCGTAGCCGCCCTCGCTATCTGGGATGATGCAGAGCTTGTAGAGTTTGAGCATCCACTTGCGCTTGCCCTCGATATGGCCGGTGTTTGGATTGAGTTTCAGCGGCCCCAGCTTTTCGTCTCGGTACTCGTCTTGCATGCGCCGGATGCTAGAGCCGCACAGCAGAATTTCCATGGAAAAAGAGCGCCGTGGGCAGCTGGCTCTGGGCTTGCACCATGTGTTTTTCCAAAAAGATCGTAATACAATCCTTGGGCTGGTCATGGAGAGTTGGAACCCTAATTCCAGACACAATGAAACTAAGTACACTACTCCTGACAACTCTCACTCTCGCTTCCCCAGTCTACGCTGCCACCACCTACACCGGCCCGGTCGGTGGTGATATCTTGGACGGCGCCAACTGGGATAACGGCGTTCCCGATAATTCCAACCTAGGCACCGTGGCTACGGATGCCGTCTGGTCGGGCAATCTCCAGGACGTGGATTTCACGATCACTGGGGGTGCTACCTTGACCCGAGGTTCTGATTTCATTCCTGATTTCCGGGGGGACACGGACATTGTGATCGATAACGGCACGATGAATATATCCACTGGGGCTGGCACCCGTGTGCTGCGCGTCCGCAACACAGCCTCTATAACGATCAATGATGGGGGGAATCTCATTCTGCCGACTACCCGGAACCTGGAGCTTTTTAATACCGCCAGCGTGATCATGAACGGGGGTACGCTCGTGGCTAGCGGCTTCAACGTGGGCAATATCTCTGATTCGGAGCACAGCTTTCTGACCATCAGTGGTGGTTTGGTGGATCTGAACAGCACCTTTACCCCGACTGGATTTATCAACTTTACCAGTGGTTCCACCGGGGCGCTGGACATTGCCGCTGCAGACCAGAGTTACTATGAGGGTCTCTGGGCAAGTGGTGGACTCCGTTATGACGGAGCCAATAGCGGAACTTTCGCAGATCATTTTGAAGTCACTGGCGGTGTGCTTACTGCCGTGGCTGTACCGGAGCCGTCGAGCACTGCGCTGCTCGGCTTTGCCGGTCTATTCTTACTTGCTAAGCGTCGTCGCTAAGCAGGCCTTTGTCCCCCCAGTTTAAAGAAAAGTTCCATCCTATGTCGATGCATAGGATGGAACTCATGCCCGCCTGGTTACAGGCTCATGATTTGGGTTTTTCACCTGCTGGCAGGCATTTTTTTTCTTTGGGTTTTAGAAAATCTTTCTGGGTGACTAGTGCCAGGCGGTGTTGTCGTAGTAGAGATATCCGTCCTCCCATCCGATCATGGTGCGGTAGGTATCTCCCTCGGAGACGTAGCGTGGCTGGCCACTGGGTTTCCACCAGTCAGGTCCATTGGACCAGCTTGGCGATTGCTTTGGTGAGTCACTCTGAGCGGGTACTCCCATCCGTTCCGCGTAGGCTGCCAGCTCGGTGAGCGGTACGCGTGCTTTGACCAGCGTGCGCCGGTCGGTTTGGCCGTCGGCCTCTTCTTGCTCCTGAATGTTGAGCGCGTTTACGGGTAAAGCTCGCACTGCCTTGGAGGGCATGAGCTTGATATAGGTTGTCACTATAAGACCGCAGGAGATGATAAGCAAAGCGACGGGTTTGGCGCGGGGGATCTTCTTCATAGTTTTGGTTAGACCTGTATCGATAGTCTAGAAACTATGCCTGAAGCCGCTTTGGAGGAGAAGAGGGAAACTCGGACCTTTTTCTTATAAAAACTTAGGAGATAGGATCATTTTCATTCGTGATATAGAAATGAAAGATATTTAATGGATTGTGATAGAATGTGTTAGTGGCTGGAGGAGGTGTCCTCCAGCGGGAGCTTCTGGATGTCAGGCACTTGGCAGTTCTCCGCCGGGTAGCCTACTACCAGCAGCAAGAAGGGTTTTTCATCCTTGGGCCGCTGCAGGATGGTATTGAGGAACTGCATCGGGCTGGGCGTGTGGGTCAGGGTGGCCAGTCCCGCGTGGTGCAGCGCGGTGATCAGCATGCCGGTGGCGATGCCCACGGACTCCTTCGGGTAGTAGGTCTTGCTCTCCGTGCCGTCCGGCCGGGTGGTTCTGGACTTCTGGAAAATGGCGATCAGTGCCGGGGCTGTCTGCAGGAAAGGTTTCTCCGCGTCCGTGCCCAGCGGGGCCAGGGTGTCCAGCCAGTCCTGTGGTGCGCGGTGTTGGTAGAACTCCCGCTCCTCCGCCTCGGCAGCCTCGCGGATCTGTGTCTTGATCTCCGGGCTGGTGACCACGGCGAAGTGCCAAGGCTGTAGGTTGGCGCCATTGGGGGCCGTGCCCGCCGTCAGCAGGCAATGCTCCAGCACGCCTTTCGGGATGGGATCTGGCGAGAAATCGCGCACGCTGCGGCGGCGGCTCATGGCTTCGTAGAATTCGGCGGCGCGTATCTGGCTGGTCTCGGCTGGCAGGCGGGTAAAATTCAGGGCTGGCATAATGAAGTCGTTTCCAAAGACCTAACTCACGTGGGAATCGCCCTCATGCCAAGCCTATTCCTCCGCACTGGCCTGCAGCCGCTCTCTGTGCCTAATTGAGAGGACATTTGACTTGCCCTGCACGCCCGCTCTGATCAATCTCCCTGCCAAGATGAACAGATTGTCATTTATTCTCCTGCCAGCCCTCCTGCTGGTATCCTGTGAGCGTCAGCCTATGAGGAGTGTGACGCGTGCGGACGACCCTCTGCCTGAGAAGGTGGAGGCGGAGAGCTATCTGCTGGCCTATCCCGGCCACCTGCAGATGGTGGGCAATTCTGTGGATGTCACGGAGATCTATGCGGCACCCAAGGTGCTGATGGAAGCTGTGAATGAAGAGAAGCAGAAGCGCGCGGTGATGTCTCAGGGCAGCATGACGCGTGAGCGCCGCTTCTGGCTGCAGTGCAATACCGCGGACAGCATGATCGTCTACCCGCTGAAGGTGGATATGACTAACGTGCTCACCATGGGGGGCAAGAAGCTGGAGGTCCCTGAGCTGGGCAATCCGCTAAAAGGCAAGACGGTGAAGGCCCGGTGGGATGGCAAGACCTACAGCTGGGAGCCCATGGGCAAGGAGGAAGAGGCTGTCATGGTGGATACCAACAAGATCTTCGGTGCCTATGATGCGGAGATCTACGGTACCAAACCGCGCCGCCCCGGCGAGAGCTGGAGCTTCAATCCGGCCCATCTTCTGCCCTTTCCTCCGGAAGACGTGAGCTTCACGGGCGAGGCCTCCATGAAATTTGAAAAAGTGCAGTTCTACCGTGGCTACCAATGCGCCTACTTTTCCTTTGAGGTGGATAGCGTGGGCTCCAGCCAGGCTGGGGAAGACCACGTCAAGGCCCGCGGCCGTGTGATCCGGGCGCTGGACTACGGCGTGGACCTCTACATGGCGGTGAATATCAAGTCCCGCGCCAAGCTGGGCCTGGGCAGCACCGGGGACTCCAGCTACTCCATGAACCGCAAGATCGTCCAGCCAAACAAAGTAAAAGCCCGCCCTCAGCATGAGGAACGGGCTGTGGTGAGAAGGTCTCGCTAAAAGGAGTCTATCGGCGGCGGCGTAGGATGAATCCCAGTCCGGCCAGACCTACGAGAGCAGTGCTGGTCGGTTCTGGCACGCTGGAGACCATGGCGCCTTCGAGTACCAGGTTGTCTACGTTTTCCACGCTATTAAAGATCTTCACATTGGCCATATCCATGGTGAAAAGCTTGTCGTCGTTACGGTTGATGCCGAGACGGAAGCTCTGCAGGCCTCCTGGATTAGCGACAACGGTACCGATGTGGTTGGCGGACCCAGCTCCTTCTTCAGTGAGGTAGAACTCGGTGTCCGCGCCGTTCTTGATCAGGGTGATGTTGTACCAGCTGCTTGAATTCAGGCCTGCACTTGAGGTGCTAAAAATGGCTCCGCCTTCCTGAGTCGCTACGCGGATGTCTCCTCCATTGGAGTCAATTTGCCAGGAGTAGAGCGTGCCAGCGCCACCAGTATTATTGGCAAAGAGGCCTTGGAAGCTGCCTTGGTTCCAGCTGTCGGTTTTCACCCAGAGTGATACGGTGAAGTTCGCCGCGCCGCCAGGGCCTACGGTTTCCAGCCAGGCTGGGTTGTTGTCGTCTCCAGAGAAGCTGGCGCTGCCGTCGCCATTCAGGCTGACGAGATCCGTGCCAGATCCCTGGGCCAGCGTGTAGCTGCCGCCAACTTCGTTGTCCAGGAGGTCTCCATCGGAGAAGTCATAGTGGGCGATGAGCGCTGCCTGGCTAGTGGTGGCCATGCAGGCTAATACTGAGAGGTGTGTGAATAGTGTTTTGCACATGGTATCAAGGTATCCTGCCCCATTTGAAAACGTTAACACCCTCAGCTAAAAAAATGGCTCTATGTCGAAGATTGGCTGTCGTGTTTTAAAAATTCAATCGGCGTGAACTTTATTCAAATTCAATAACCTGCCGTTATTCCCCATCGATAGGCGCAATCACTGCGTCAAAAAATAAACACATGAATACTCAATGAAAACACAAACGATGACATTAGTCGTGGCTGCAGCCCTACTGGCTGTGCCAGCCGCTCACGCTGCTCAGATCGCCCTCTACATCGATGGGGCAAACTATGCAGACAGTAATACTCCAGCCGCAGCCTCTGCTGCAGGCGTCACCGCCTCAGGCATGGCTTTCGTAGGTTTAAGTGGCGGTAGTGGTGGACCAGTCAGGGACCAGTTCGGTGATATCAACTTGGGTGGAAATGTTCCATCTGACGACTACTGGTACGTGGTGAATGCCAATCTGGACCTCGCTGCTGACCCAGGGGTGTCCTCCGCCGTAGCAGATGACTATTTCGGCTTCACCCTCACCGCAGATGCTGGCTCTCAGCTGGACCTGAATACCCTCACCTTCGACTGGGGGTTCGGCTCCAATGATGACGCACTCACCGGTACCACTATCGGTTACCGTGTCTTCGCTAGCGTGGACGGTGGTAGCTTCGTTTCACTCGGCGTGGAGTCCTTCAATGGCGACGTCGCGATCGATACCTGGGTAGACGGCACTGCAGGCAACTACGACCTCAGCGGCCTTGGCCTCACCACCGATGGCGGCAGCGTGGAATTCCGCGTCCAGACCTTCTCTACCAGTAGTGGTGGTGGCGTCATGCAGGCATTCCAGAACATCTCCGTAGATGGCGCCCTCGTCGCCGTCCCGGAACCTAGTAGCACCGCCCTCATCGGACTCGCCGGTCTCGGCTTCATCCTGCGCCGCCGCCGCTAACAGCTCCCCTCGATACCAATCCTTCCCAAAACCCAAAGCCACTCCCCTCACAGGAGTGGCTTTTTTGTGGGCAATCGCTCAAGAAAAATCCCAGCCCATGACAAGCCCGCAGGGCTCCCATCCCGTAGGGATGATGGAACAAAGCCCGGCGGTAAGCTTGTCGCTAGACAAGCGCCACCCCGGGAACCGATCCCCCCACAAAGACCACCCCGGAGGGGTGGGGGAAGGATCTTCCCAATGTATTTTACATCAGGGAGTCGCTTGTGTTAGAATAAGGCTTCCTGATTGTGCGGGAATGCAACACGAGATGCTAAAACGATGAATAAGAAAAAGGTTCTGTTAGGTTTGGTGGTCACCGGGCTAGTATCCATGTGTGTAGGCCTTGTAGTGTTCTATCTCTTTGTTGTGTACCCGGGTATGAGGAAAATGATTGATGAGTCGATAACGTTTCGCCGCGTAATAGAAATCCAGAATGCCGTGGTATTCTTCGAAATGGATGAAGGTAAAGAGATCACCGACTTGCACGAATTGATTCCACGCTACTATCAAGCCGCTGATGAGAACGCTCCCTTCGAGGATGCATGGGGGAATCAAATTGAATTCACCAGAAATGAAGATGGATACAAGTACCTCTCCTGCCTTGGGCCTGATGGCGTCACCGAAACGGGCGACGATATCAGCCTGATCTTTAGATGAAGCCATACACTTCCCCGGATCTAGCAGTAAGGTATCAATAGGTGTTTCTGGATCGACCTCACCGCCCTGCCTAATCTAGGCTCTTATCAAACGAAGCGTGTAATGGACTATTTTGTGATACCGGGAAGTCAACTAGCGGAGCATGTGCCCAGCGGGAGTACGGCATCCTTGTTCTATTTTGAAGTGGATGATCACGGGCTGGTGACGAGACAAGTCGAGGTCTCAGGGGACTCACGCTGCAAACAAGATGAGCCGGGAAGTTTTCTTCTCAAGTCGCTTGATCGCAGTCGATACAGTCCGTGCAGAGTATCTGCCGAAGAATTTCATGATAGTTGGAGCTTTCCCACTGACTTTGTAAAGCAGGCGCACGAAGATGGGCGTGTGTATTGGAAGAGGAAGTAGTCCACCCGCCGTATGAACTTAGCGGTGCGGAGTGGCGCTAGAGCAAAGAGGTGTCATGTAGAAATGATTAAGTTGCCAATGGGGTGGAAGTGTAGAAAAAAAGAGCGCATGTCGGTGCGAAGTCTTTTTCTCTTGTGTGTCTTGCTAACAGCTTGTGTTCACACGCCACCCGATGAGGGTGAGATTTGGACTACGAATGTGGAGTACAAGGAGCTGATCTGGAATCGTTCCTTAGAGGTGAACGAGGGTGATTATATCAAGGTAGAGCACGTAAACTATCCGAAGAGTTATCGCGTGGAGTCCATTACGAAGGAGGGAGTGAAGCTGCGAGATCTCTATGCTGGTAGGATGATGATGGTGCGTGAGAATCAGGGGCCAGGCTATAATGCGCATTCGATTGATTTGAGCGGGAAGCCCACGGCGAGAATCCTTTACTTTGTGATGTTCTCGGAATAAGAGCTTAGGTAAATTAGATGAATTGTGATCCAAGCGATGAACTATCTATTCCACCTCGTAGTCGTATTTAGCTGCTTTGCCGTATTGGGCAGCTGTGAACGGGATCGTAGTCAGAACTCTGATGAGGCCACCGCTAGTGAGAGAGTTGAGAATGATGAGTCATTGTCTGCGTTCTATGCCCCCGTGCCAGAGAGCATCACCGTGCCCAAGATCGAAATAACGAACTGGGTAACCTGGCTGACCATAGAAAATACCAATGTATCGGCCTTGGAGCTGGATCAAATCCTGCCGACGATTAAACCAAGCAATCTTGGAGATGGTTCTCCGCCAGGAGGGATGGAGTGGCAATTTACCATCTATTTGGAATCAAAAGATACAGGCAAGGGAGATTTACTTACAGTCTACATGTTGAAGGACGGCGAGATCTTTGGTGTGGAGGGAGATGAAGATCGCATGCTGCGTCTGCAGAAAGCCCTGATGAAGCTTGTGAACAAGAAAACGGGGGAAGCCGAGCCGCTGGAGTTAGCCGCTGTCCGCGAGTTCTTGGACGAAGGTGAACTGGGCTTAGATACACTACTGGAGAGGTTTGGAGGGGCTCCTAAGTTGGTCGATGCTGGTCCAGTATTTGGCGTTGTCCACGTGTGCCGGGGGCATGGAGGTGCGAGGTATCTATTTGAAGTGCTGGATGATGAAGAGAAAGGTGGTCTCTGCGTTGTCAAAGTCTGGCTGGCATTGGACGGGTATAATTTAGGGGAAGCTATGATCTTGTGGGATAAGAGTAGTGAGAGTGAGTGATGGCGAACACCATAGGACATGGATTATGTGCATGAAGAAACAATCTCGATACAGTGAGCTAGATTCGTTCAGATTGATTTGATGCCTATGAAGAGGAAAAATACGTTGATCAAATCAGCTTTTATTCTGTTGGTTTGCGGTTTGGTATTGTGGCTTGTCCATGCTTTTAGGGGCTATCAAGAGGGGAAATACTCGGTCATCATATACAATGAGACGGATGACTATTTGGAAGACATCTGTCTGGCTCAGGGGGCTTCGTGTGAGAGTCTTCCAGCGATAGAGCCACGTGGTCATTTAGAGTATGATTTCGTGGTGCTGGGAGAAGGTGACTTGGATGTGGTTTTTGGAAGTCTTGGAGAAAGGAAGCTTCTCATTGAGGATGCATCCTTCAGGATGCGAGGCAGTTCTCAGGTGGTGGTGAGTCCTGAAGGTGGAATCAAAGTCCAGTCTGCTGGTCGATGAAATCACTGAGCGTAAATACAAGTAATAGAATGAACAAACTGGTTTTAATATACATTGGCTCTGTGGCCTTGCTGGTGCTCAGTGCTTGTGAGTCTGAGGAAACAAATCTCATCCTCATGTCCGGAGGAGAGCTTGTCGAAGAGGTGGAAAACATCGATATGTATAAGCAGGCCTTTACGGAAAAGGACTTAAAAGAATTTTTTAGAGAGAACAAAGGTCAGCCCAGAGACGTCGTTCTAAGAAAGCTGTGGTGGCCAGAGCAGACTTTTGGATCGGATGGGGAATGGAATGATTCCTATGAGTTCAGGCTACCGAAGCAGAAACTATCATCACAAGATGGTGGAGGTGACCTTAAGTTCTCTGGCTTTACATTGCATTATGAGAAGGGGGCTCTAGCATCCTATTCTAAGCACTTTTTGTAGACATCTCTATGTGTGACTAGCAATTAACTACTGTGTTTAATCATGTGGACGTAGTCTAGGCGTGCCGCGCGGCCTATTCTCAACATTGTGCAAAATCAGATGGAAGCATACATAAACCAAGCATTTAAAGTTTTTGAAAGTGCTTATGATTTCGACATAAGTGACCAAGACTTAGTAGTCAAATCTGCAGGGAATGATGAACTTAAAGAAGCTGAGGAGGCAATTTACAACTTATGTCCCGAATGCGTTAGTGAGTATTTCGAGGATATATCTAAGTCGTGGTATTTTGCTTACTTGAGTAGCTATGGTAGAATCTTCTTTTTAAAAGGTGTTCTGCGGGCATGCGTGGAAGACTTGGAGTCGAATCTGGAAAAATGCATAATCTACTTAAATGATGTGGTGGATGATGCGACATTAAATGCTTCACAGGCTCTCGCAATTTTGGGAATTGTTAGGGTTTTTAAAGCGGTGAAATATATTAATTCAGAAGCAAGGCCGGACTTAGAGAGGCTGACGAAGAGACTCGAAAAATATGACCTACGCACGTCGAAGAATCAAATCAACAGGTGTGTGTAACCGACGCAGCTGTTACGCCAATCATGGTAGGATAACTTTAATCAATTGATACTAGGATGTCTGTCTTGAAGAATACGGCTAGTTTCCTCGCTGGCGCTCTCGTAGCTCTCTCCGTGGTTTATCTAATATGTGGAAATCAGGGTGAGTCCAAACAAGCCATTTCACCTGAAACTGGGCGATCCGTAGATGAGAATCCGGTATCTGGGCGTGAGATGGATTACACACCCGATTTCATGAGTCCGGATGCAGGCTGGACAGCTCGTGTAGATTCGGCGGCTTTATCCTACCTGGACAAGGAAAGGTTCATCGCACTCATGGAGGCAGCCTTTCTTGATCAGGATGTGTCAGCAATGCGGAAGCTATTCCTATTCTACTCGGTTTATTGTATTCCTGATGATCACTACTATACCTTGCTCGTGATGCTGGCCATGCATGGCAATGAGAAGGATTTGAATCTTGTTTGCAACCATCTTCACTTTGACCGCGGAGAGCTTGAGGAAGGCTCTAAACTGGAGGTGATTTCAAGACTGAAGCAGCTCTCGGAATTCGATGAGAAACGCTTAGACCCATTTACTGAGTAGACCGAATGAATAAGTTATATAAAATATATATTGTTGCAGTACTTTCTCTCGAGCTGCCACGGTGAGTATAGTATCTGTAAGGCGTTCACCTCCCTTTTTTGAGAAATACCGGACGATGAGACACGCTGCATGGCCGATCCGCAGACACTCGGTGTTTTTGTTAGGCTGGAGTTTCTACAGAAAACGGCAGGTCTTCAGTCGAAATCACTAGTCTACCTCCGGGATCTGCACGCGGCCGTCTTTGACGACGAGCTGCTTCTCCTCCAGCATGATGCCGATGACTTGGCGGAACCATTCCCTGTCCTGGTGGAGGCTGACTTTGGCCAGCGCGGTGATGAGTTCGTCCATGGTAAGGGGACCCTCCGCGAGAGAGGCATAGATGCGTTGGTAGGTCTTGTAGTAGGCGGATTTTTCGGTGGCGTCCCGCCAGAAGGCGGAGGCCAGGATCAGGGCCACGGGCAAGAGATAGAGCCCGAGGGGGATCTCGGTATAACGCGAGTCCGCCTCATAAATGAACATAACGATGCCGATGATGACTCCCAGACCCAGAATGTAGATGCGCATGATGCGCTAGCACTAACAGGGGAATGCAGGGGAGGACAAGCAGATTGATGTGTCCTGCGGACACGTCATGAGTCAATTGTCATGGGTCATTGGGCTTGTTTGGTGAAACCTGTTGCGAACTTGTTTCTTAGTTTTTGTAAAACAATGTGTTAAGGTCTATGTAGTCCCTTGGAGGTTTATGGAATATGATTGTCTAGGTCCTTTGTTTCAGTGGTTTTTGTCGCATTGTAATGGTCAATGGGAGCATAATAATGGCTTTTCTATTGCAACCTTTGATAATCCTGGTTTTTCCATCAAAATAAGCTGCCAAGATAGCGACCTTAATCCTGAGTTTGATTGGGGAAATTTTGGTTTTGATGAAGATGGGGGTGAAAAAGATGACAATGATGTGGAGTTTTTCGTTATCGAGAAAAAGGATTATGGGGTGTCACTTTTTTCGACTCCAGGAAAGATGAACGAGGCGATGTCTGCTTTGATGGCTGCTTTGTTGTGAAAGAATGAATGTCCCGAGTATTCATGGAGTGGGCTAAAATCCGGAACCCGCGTTGGGGTTCTCTGGCTACACTTTGTTCCCGCTAGAAAAGTGGGAGTGAAGCCCCCCAATGACTCCTGACTATTGACCCATGATAAGCCCGCAGGGCTTACCTGCTATCAACCCGGCCTGCAGATTATCCGCTGGACTCTGCTTACTCCCCGGAAGAGGTCTGCAGGCTGCTCTTATTCTTCAGGCGCTCCAAGCTGAGCAGGAGGAGGGAGCTGATAGGGATGAGAAGCAGGGCCCAGTATTGATAGATGGGCTGGTTGAGCTGGTAGCTGGCGTAGGACTGAGAGGGGGCGGAAAGGTCGTAGGTGAGCAGGACGATGCCATTGGTGATTCCCATCATCCAGAGAACGAGCTGGTAGCCCATGTGGCCAGAGATCTTTTCCCGGCAGAGCCAGATGCCTACACCAATGGTCCAGCAGATGCTGAGGATGAGGGCGCACACGGGAAGGATCTCTACAGGGTCATGCATCTGCGGGAAGGCCAGCCAGAGGGTGCCGGCGGCGAGAAGGAGATAATAGAGGGGAGTGTTCCAGTTCATGGCGAGTTGTCCAGTTTCGTACTAAAGTGATACGAGGTCAAGGACTTGTTAGGATGAGCTTGGTTTAGGTTTCCTGTTTTTCAGGGCCTGCAGGATCCAGACGATGTTTAGCGCCACGAGCGGATGCACGGCGGCCAGGTGGAGCGGTACTACGTCAGGGGTGATGGCGGGCACCATGTCAGGAAAGGCTTGTTGGGAGACGGCCAGCGCCTCTGCGAGGTCATGGCGGATGAGCCAGAGGGAGATCAGTACCATGATGAGAGCGCAGAGAGAGATAGCTCCCAGGATCGTTGCGAAGCGGTTGCCGGGTTTGTTGCGCTGGTACTGATAGGCGGCTCCCACGGCGCTGACTCCGAGAATGCCGAAGCATAGGGAGGTCTTGAGCGGGTGCTAGAACGTTTCCGCTGGTTTCAGGATCACCAAGTGCTGGCGTGCATCCCCTAGGATCCAGTCCATCAGCAAAGGATAGGCTGCATAGCTGAGCACCGCAGTGATGACGGCGGCTAGACAGGCGGTGAGTATGGGGAAGCGTTGATGCATTGGGGAAATCGGATGAGTACGTAGCACTCTTCCTCAATTTCCACAAGGCCTTCGCGAGACTGAAAATGCCTCAAAAAAATGGCCGCAGAGGAATCCTGCGGCCA
The sequence above is drawn from the Rubritalea squalenifaciens DSM 18772 genome and encodes:
- a CDS encoding PEP-CTERM sorting domain-containing protein, coding for MKTQTMTLVVAAALLAVPAAHAAQIALYIDGANYADSNTPAAASAAGVTASGMAFVGLSGGSGGPVRDQFGDINLGGNVPSDDYWYVVNANLDLAADPGVSSAVADDYFGFTLTADAGSQLDLNTLTFDWGFGSNDDALTGTTIGYRVFASVDGGSFVSLGVESFNGDVAIDTWVDGTAGNYDLSGLGLTTDGGSVEFRVQTFSTSSGGGVMQAFQNISVDGALVAVPEPSSTALIGLAGLGFILRRRR
- a CDS encoding PEP-CTERM sorting domain-containing protein (PEP-CTERM proteins occur, often in large numbers, in the proteomes of bacteria that also encode an exosortase, a predicted intramembrane cysteine proteinase. The presence of a PEP-CTERM domain at a protein's C-terminus predicts cleavage within the sorting domain, followed by covalent anchoring to some some component of the (usually Gram-negative) cell surface. Many PEP-CTERM proteins exhibit an unusual sequence composition that includes large numbers of potential glycosylation sites. Expression of one such protein has been shown restore the ability of a bacterium to form floc, a type of biofilm.), giving the protein MKLSTLLLTTLTLASPVYAATTYTGPVGGDILDGANWDNGVPDNSNLGTVATDAVWSGNLQDVDFTITGGATLTRGSDFIPDFRGDTDIVIDNGTMNISTGAGTRVLRVRNTASITINDGGNLILPTTRNLELFNTASVIMNGGTLVASGFNVGNISDSEHSFLTISGGLVDLNSTFTPTGFINFTSGSTGALDIAAADQSYYEGLWASGGLRYDGANSGTFADHFEVTGGVLTAVAVPEPSSTALLGFAGLFLLAKRRR
- a CDS encoding LamG-like jellyroll fold domain-containing protein; this encodes MCKTLFTHLSVLACMATTSQAALIAHYDFSDGDLLDNEVGGSYTLAQGSGTDLVSLNGDGSASFSGDDNNPAWLETVGPGGAANFTVSLWVKTDSWNQGSFQGLFANNTGGAGTLYSWQIDSNGGDIRVATQEGGAIFSTSSAGLNSSSWYNITLIKNGADTEFYLTEEGAGSANHIGTVVANPGGLQSFRLGINRNDDKLFTMDMANVKIFNSVENVDNLVLEGAMVSSVPEPTSTALVGLAGLGFILRRRR
- a CDS encoding class I SAM-dependent methyltransferase yields the protein MCQGLEDPEVDIHSERFVKSLFSEMSRTYGVVNLLSSLGFAYFWRKLAVRALPKDSLQVCDLMTGGAECLTHMRTHFGKETRMELVDWCEDMCARARQTVRRYHGKQVEVINASALALPSQDASYDAVVSTFGLKTLSPDELLDFVREVKRVLKPGGSISLLEFSMPENAMVRFFFRLYVKFYVPFLGWLFLGESGQLPDAVAIHQGVWELQKGRPAV
- a CDS encoding nitroreductase family protein, which codes for MPALNFTRLPAETSQIRAAEFYEAMSRRRSVRDFSPDPIPKGVLEHCLLTAGTAPNGANLQPWHFAVVTSPEIKTQIREAAEAEEREFYQHRAPQDWLDTLAPLGTDAEKPFLQTAPALIAIFQKSRTTRPDGTESKTYYPKESVGIATGMLITALHHAGLATLTHTPSPMQFLNTILQRPKDEKPFLLLVVGYPAENCQVPDIQKLPLEDTSSSH
- a CDS encoding DUF2262 domain-containing protein; this encodes MEILLCGSSIRRMQDEYRDEKLGPLKLNPNTGHIEGKRKWMLKLYKLCIIPDSEGGYDSEQVHAKARFAELNLRKFYQHIVDSHYATFLRQYATQGPLTQKEFTRRLALHAIHIHPNGNTDLTFKDGGLFRGRYLRFTYKESGDLTTAKFVSRC
- a CDS encoding Imm53 family immunity protein, whose product is MEYDCLGPLFQWFLSHCNGQWEHNNGFSIATFDNPGFSIKISCQDSDLNPEFDWGNFGFDEDGGEKDDNDVEFFVIEKKDYGVSLFSTPGKMNEAMSALMAALL